Proteins encoded in a region of the Ralstonia pseudosolanacearum genome:
- the rpsD gene encoding 30S ribosomal protein S4, with the protein MARYTGPKAKLSRREGTDLFLKSARRSLADKCKLDSKPGQHGRTSGARTSDYGNQLREKQKVKRIYGVLERQFRRYFAEADRRKGNTGENLLQLLESRLDNVVYRMGFGSTRAEARQLVSHKAILVNGQALNVPSAQIKSGDVVTIREKSKKQVRIAESLSLAEQTGFPGWVAVDAKKMEGTFKQAPDRVDIAGDINESLIVELYSR; encoded by the coding sequence GTGGCACGCTATACCGGCCCCAAGGCGAAACTGTCTCGCCGCGAAGGTACTGATCTTTTCCTGAAGAGCGCACGTCGCTCGCTCGCCGACAAGTGCAAGCTGGACAGCAAGCCTGGTCAGCATGGTCGCACGTCCGGTGCTCGCACGTCCGACTACGGCAACCAGCTGCGTGAAAAGCAGAAGGTCAAGCGCATTTACGGCGTGCTGGAGCGTCAATTCCGCCGCTATTTCGCTGAAGCCGATCGCCGTAAGGGCAACACCGGCGAAAACCTGCTGCAACTGCTGGAATCCCGCCTGGACAACGTCGTCTATCGCATGGGCTTCGGTTCGACCCGTGCAGAAGCGCGCCAACTGGTGTCGCACAAGGCGATCCTGGTGAACGGCCAAGCTCTGAACGTGCCGTCGGCCCAGATCAAGTCTGGTGACGTGGTTACCATCCGCGAAAAGTCGAAGAAGCAGGTGCGTATCGCCGAATCGCTGTCGCTGGCCGAGCAGACCGGTTTCCCGGGCTGGGTTGCCGTGGATGCCAAGAAGATGGAAGGCACCTTCAAGCAAGCTCCGGATCGTGTCGACATCGCAGGCGACATCAACGAAAGCCTGATCGTCGAACTGTATTCGCGTTAA
- the rpsE gene encoding 30S ribosomal protein S5 — protein sequence MAKIQPKVQGDERDDGLREKMIAVNRVTKVVKGGRILGFAALTVVGDGDGRIGMGKGKAKEVPVAVQKAMDEARRKMVKVPLKNGTLQHEVIGKHGAAKVLMAPAKEGTGVIAGGPMRAIFEVMGVTNIVTKSHGSTNPYNMVRATLDGLRKMSTPAEIAAKRGKSVEEILG from the coding sequence ATGGCAAAAATTCAACCTAAGGTCCAAGGGGACGAGCGCGACGACGGTCTTCGCGAGAAGATGATCGCGGTCAACCGAGTGACCAAGGTGGTCAAGGGCGGCCGGATTCTCGGTTTCGCTGCTCTGACCGTGGTCGGCGACGGCGACGGCCGTATCGGCATGGGCAAGGGCAAGGCGAAGGAAGTGCCCGTGGCCGTGCAGAAGGCAATGGACGAAGCCCGTCGCAAGATGGTCAAGGTCCCGCTGAAGAACGGCACGCTTCAACACGAAGTGATCGGTAAGCACGGCGCCGCAAAGGTGCTGATGGCGCCCGCGAAGGAAGGTACTGGCGTGATCGCCGGTGGCCCGATGCGCGCCATCTTCGAAGTGATGGGTGTGACGAACATCGTGACCAAGTCGCACGGTTCGACCAATCCTTACAACATGGTGCGCGCAACGCTGGACGGCCTGCGCAAGATGAGCACCCCGGCCGAAATTGCTGCCAAGCGCGGTAAGTCGGTCGAAGAGATCCTCGGCTAA
- the infA gene encoding translation initiation factor IF-1, which translates to MAKDDVIQMQGEVVENLPNATFRVKLENGHVVLGHISGKMRMHYIRILPGDKVTVELTPYDLSRARIVFRAK; encoded by the coding sequence ATGGCTAAAGACGACGTGATCCAGATGCAGGGCGAGGTGGTGGAAAACCTCCCCAACGCGACGTTCCGCGTCAAACTGGAAAACGGCCATGTAGTGTTGGGCCATATTTCCGGCAAGATGCGTATGCATTACATCCGCATCTTGCCCGGGGACAAGGTGACGGTCGAATTGACCCCGTATGATCTGTCCCGCGCGCGCATCGTATTCCGGGCGAAGTGA
- the rpsM gene encoding 30S ribosomal protein S13, translating to MARIAGVNIPNHKHTVIGLTAIYGIGRSRARKICEATGIPTDKKVKDLTDPDQDALRKEIEKFLVEGDLRRETTMNIKRLMDLGCYRGVRHRKGLPMRGQRTRTNARTRKGPRKAGVALKK from the coding sequence ATGGCACGTATCGCAGGGGTCAACATCCCCAACCACAAACATACCGTGATTGGCCTGACGGCGATCTACGGTATTGGCCGCTCGCGCGCTCGGAAGATTTGCGAGGCTACTGGCATCCCGACCGACAAGAAGGTCAAGGACCTGACGGACCCGGATCAGGACGCGCTGCGTAAAGAAATCGAGAAGTTCCTCGTCGAAGGCGATCTGCGCCGTGAAACGACGATGAACATCAAGCGCCTGATGGATCTGGGTTGCTACCGCGGCGTGCGCCATCGTAAGGGCCTGCCGATGCGCGGTCAGCGCACGCGCACGAATGCCCGTACCCGTAAGGGTCCGCGCAAGGCCGGCGTCGCGCTCAAGAAGTAA
- the rpmJ gene encoding 50S ribosomal protein L36, translating to MKVLASVKRICRNCKIIKRKGVVRVICSSDPRHKQRQG from the coding sequence ATGAAAGTGCTGGCTTCTGTTAAGCGCATTTGCCGCAACTGCAAAATCATCAAGCGCAAGGGCGTGGTGCGTGTGATCTGCTCGTCGGACCCGCGTCATAAGCAGCGCCAAGGCTAA
- the rplO gene encoding 50S ribosomal protein L15, with translation MQLNNLKPAAGSKHAKRRVGRGIGSGLGKTAGRGHKGQKSRSGGFHKVGFEGGQMPLHRRLPKRGFTSLTKEFTSEVRLGDLAGLPVAEIDLLTLKQAGLVGELVKSAKVILSGSIDKKVTLKGLGATVGAKAAIEAAGGSLA, from the coding sequence ATGCAACTGAATAACCTGAAGCCGGCAGCCGGCTCCAAGCATGCCAAGCGCCGTGTCGGTCGCGGTATCGGCTCGGGCTTGGGCAAGACGGCTGGTCGTGGTCACAAGGGTCAGAAGTCGCGTTCGGGTGGTTTCCACAAGGTCGGCTTTGAAGGTGGCCAAATGCCCCTGCATCGTCGTCTGCCGAAGCGTGGTTTCACTTCGCTGACCAAGGAATTCACCTCGGAAGTGCGCCTGGGCGACCTGGCGGGCCTGCCGGTCGCTGAAATCGACCTGCTGACCCTGAAGCAAGCCGGTCTGGTGGGCGAGTTGGTCAAGAGCGCCAAGGTGATCCTGTCGGGCTCGATCGACAAGAAGGTGACCCTGAAGGGCCTGGGCGCGACGGTTGGGGCGAAGGCCGCAATCGAAGCGGCCGGTGGCTCGCTGGCGTAA
- the secY gene encoding preprotein translocase subunit SecY, with protein sequence MAQAKNTAKYGDLRRRLVFLVLALLVYRIGAHIPVPGIDPDQLAQLFQRQSGGILGMFNLFSGGALSRFTVFALGIMPYISASIIMQLLTIVLPQLESLKKEGQAGQRKITQYTRYGTVVLATFQALGIAVALEAQPGLVLDPGLMFRATAVITLVTGTMFLMWLGEQITERGLGNGISIIIFGGIAAGLPNAIGGLFELVRTGSMGIFSSILVVAIIGAVTFLVVFIERGQRKILVNYAKRQVGNKIYGGQSSHLPLKLNMAGVIPPIFASSIILFPATIAGWFTAGNSTNPVARFVKDLASTLSPGQPVYILLYAAAIIFFCFFYTALVYNSREVADNLKKSGAFIPGIRPGEQTTRYIDKILVRLTLAGAIYITLVCLLPEFLVLRWNVPFYFGGTSLLIIVVVTMDFMAQVQSYVMSQQYESLMKKANFKGNLTLR encoded by the coding sequence ATGGCACAGGCCAAGAACACGGCCAAGTACGGCGATCTTCGCCGTCGGCTGGTGTTCCTGGTCCTGGCACTGCTGGTGTACCGGATCGGCGCGCACATCCCTGTGCCTGGCATCGATCCGGACCAACTGGCACAGCTTTTCCAACGGCAGTCGGGTGGCATCCTCGGGATGTTCAACCTGTTCTCCGGCGGCGCGCTCTCGCGCTTCACAGTGTTTGCGCTGGGGATCATGCCGTATATCTCGGCATCGATCATCATGCAGCTGCTGACGATCGTGTTGCCGCAGCTGGAGTCGCTGAAGAAGGAAGGCCAGGCTGGCCAGCGCAAGATTACGCAGTACACGCGCTACGGTACGGTTGTCCTGGCGACTTTCCAGGCGCTGGGCATCGCGGTGGCGCTTGAGGCGCAGCCCGGTCTGGTGTTGGACCCGGGTCTGATGTTCCGGGCGACGGCCGTGATCACGCTGGTGACTGGCACGATGTTCCTGATGTGGCTGGGTGAGCAGATTACCGAGCGTGGTCTGGGCAACGGCATCTCGATCATCATCTTTGGCGGGATCGCAGCAGGGTTGCCCAACGCCATCGGCGGGCTGTTCGAACTGGTGCGCACCGGCTCGATGGGGATTTTCTCCTCGATCCTGGTAGTGGCGATCATTGGCGCGGTGACGTTCCTGGTGGTGTTCATTGAACGCGGCCAGCGCAAGATCCTCGTCAACTATGCCAAGCGGCAGGTCGGCAACAAGATCTATGGCGGTCAGTCGTCGCATCTGCCGTTGAAGTTGAACATGGCTGGGGTGATTCCGCCGATCTTCGCATCGTCGATCATTCTGTTCCCGGCCACGATCGCAGGCTGGTTCACGGCCGGCAACTCGACGAATCCGGTTGCACGGTTCGTCAAGGATCTGGCGTCGACGCTGTCGCCGGGCCAGCCGGTGTACATCCTGCTGTATGCGGCGGCAATTATCTTCTTCTGCTTCTTCTACACTGCGCTGGTCTATAACAGCCGCGAAGTGGCGGATAACCTGAAGAAGAGTGGGGCGTTCATTCCGGGGATCCGCCCGGGCGAGCAAACCACGCGGTATATCGACAAGATTCTGGTGCGTTTGACCCTGGCTGGTGCGATTTACATCACGCTGGTGTGTCTGTTGCCGGAGTTTTTGGTACTGCGCTGGAACGTGCCGTTTTATTTCGGTGGAACGTCGCTGCTGATCATCGTGGTGGTCACGATGGACTTCATGGCGCAGGTGCAGTCGTACGTGATGTCTCAGCAGTACGAGTCTTTGATGAAGAAGGCGAATTTCAAGGGTAACTTGACGCTCCGCTAG
- the rplF gene encoding 50S ribosomal protein L6, whose amino-acid sequence MSRVGKAPIALPKGAEVNFAGGLLTVKGPLGTLTQAIHNLVKVVIDNGTITFSPADESREANALQGTMRALVANMVKGVTTGFERKLTLVGVGYRASLQGASLKLQLGFSHDVIHEMPEGVKAETPTQTEIIIKGSDKQKVGQVAAEVRGYRPPEPYKGKGVRYANERVILKETKKK is encoded by the coding sequence ATGTCTCGCGTAGGTAAGGCTCCCATCGCACTGCCCAAAGGTGCGGAAGTCAATTTTGCTGGCGGTCTGCTGACCGTCAAGGGCCCGCTGGGTACGTTGACGCAAGCGATCCACAACCTGGTCAAGGTTGTCATCGACAACGGCACGATCACCTTCTCGCCGGCCGATGAGTCGCGTGAAGCGAATGCGCTGCAAGGCACGATGCGCGCGCTGGTGGCCAACATGGTCAAGGGCGTGACGACGGGCTTCGAGCGCAAGCTGACGCTGGTCGGTGTGGGTTATCGCGCTTCGCTCCAGGGTGCCTCCCTGAAGCTGCAGCTCGGTTTTTCGCATGACGTGATCCATGAGATGCCGGAAGGCGTGAAGGCGGAAACGCCGACGCAGACCGAAATCATCATCAAGGGTTCGGACAAGCAGAAAGTTGGTCAGGTCGCCGCCGAAGTGCGTGGCTATCGTCCGCCTGAGCCCTACAAGGGCAAGGGTGTGCGCTACGCCAATGAGCGCGTGATCCTGAAGGAAACCAAGAAGAAGTAA
- the rpmD gene encoding 50S ribosomal protein L30: MSQKIVKVQLVRSLIGTREDHRATVRGLGLRRVNSVSELQDTPAVRGMINKVSYLVKVIG, encoded by the coding sequence ATGTCGCAGAAAATCGTGAAAGTCCAACTCGTGCGCAGTCTGATCGGTACGCGCGAAGACCACCGCGCTACGGTGCGCGGCCTGGGCCTGCGCCGCGTGAACTCGGTGTCCGAGCTGCAGGACACGCCCGCAGTGCGCGGCATGATCAACAAGGTGTCCTACCTGGTCAAGGTCATCGGCTAA
- the rplR gene encoding 50S ribosomal protein L18, with the protein MNKNDSRLRRARQTRLKIAELNVARLAVHRTNLHIYAQVFSEDGTKVLASASTAEAEVRKELNGNGGNTAAATLVGKRIAEKAKAAGIEAVAFDRSGFRYHGRVKALADAAREAGLKF; encoded by the coding sequence ATGAACAAGAATGACTCTCGTTTGCGCCGTGCACGTCAGACCCGCCTGAAGATTGCGGAGCTGAATGTTGCTCGCCTGGCTGTGCACCGTACCAATCTGCACATCTATGCGCAGGTCTTCTCTGAAGACGGCACCAAGGTCCTGGCCTCGGCCTCGACGGCGGAAGCCGAAGTCCGCAAGGAACTGAACGGCAACGGTGGCAACACCGCCGCCGCGACCCTGGTGGGCAAGCGTATCGCTGAAAAGGCGAAGGCTGCCGGCATCGAAGCAGTGGCGTTCGATCGCTCGGGTTTCCGTTATCACGGTCGCGTGAAGGCACTGGCCGACGCGGCTCGCGAAGCTGGCCTGAAGTTCTAA
- the rpsK gene encoding 30S ribosomal protein S11, which yields MAKAANTAAQRARKKVRKNVADGIAHVHASFNNTIITITDRQGNALSWATSGGQGFKGSRKSTPFAAQVAAESAGRVAQDQGIKNLEVRIKGPGPGRESAVRALNNLGIKIQLIEDVTPVPHNGCRPPKRRRI from the coding sequence ATGGCAAAAGCAGCGAATACCGCCGCCCAGCGCGCGCGTAAGAAGGTTCGCAAGAACGTCGCCGACGGCATCGCGCACGTTCACGCGTCGTTCAACAACACGATCATCACCATCACCGATCGTCAGGGCAACGCCCTGTCGTGGGCGACGTCGGGCGGCCAGGGCTTCAAGGGCTCGCGCAAGTCGACGCCGTTCGCCGCGCAGGTGGCGGCTGAGAGCGCCGGCCGTGTAGCTCAGGATCAAGGCATCAAGAACCTGGAAGTGCGCATCAAGGGCCCGGGTCCGGGTCGCGAGTCGGCTGTCCGCGCCCTGAACAACCTGGGTATCAAGATTCAGCTGATCGAGGATGTGACGCCGGTGCCGCACAACGGCTGCCGTCCGCCGAAGCGCCGCCGCATCTAA
- a CDS encoding DNA-directed RNA polymerase subunit alpha: MQTALLKPKIIAVEPLGDHHAKVVMEPFERGYGHTLGNALRRVLLSSMVGYAPTEVTIAGVVHEYSTIDGVQEDVVNLLLNLKGVVFKLHNRDEVTVSLRKEGEGVVTAADIELPHDVEIINPGHVIASLSAGGKLDMQIKVEQGRGYVPGNVRKFGDESSKVIGRIVLDASFAPVRRVSYAVESARVEQRTDLDKLVMNIETNGVISPEEAIRQSARILVDQLSVFAALEGTESAAEAAAARAPQIDPILLRPVDDLELTVRSANCLKAENIYYIGDLIQRTENELLKTPNLGRKSLNEIKEVLASRGLTLGMKLENWPPAGLEK, translated from the coding sequence ATGCAAACAGCACTCCTGAAGCCCAAAATTATTGCGGTTGAGCCGCTTGGCGATCATCACGCGAAGGTCGTCATGGAACCGTTCGAGCGGGGCTACGGCCATACGCTCGGCAACGCGTTGCGCCGCGTGCTGCTGTCGTCGATGGTTGGCTATGCGCCGACCGAAGTGACGATCGCTGGGGTCGTCCACGAATATTCCACCATCGACGGCGTGCAGGAAGACGTCGTCAACCTGCTGCTGAACCTGAAGGGCGTGGTGTTCAAGCTGCACAACCGTGACGAAGTCACGGTGTCGCTGCGCAAGGAAGGCGAAGGTGTGGTCACCGCGGCGGATATCGAGCTGCCGCACGATGTCGAGATCATCAATCCGGGCCATGTCATCGCCAGCCTGTCGGCCGGTGGCAAGCTGGATATGCAGATCAAGGTCGAGCAAGGCCGCGGCTACGTGCCGGGCAACGTGCGCAAGTTCGGCGACGAGTCGAGCAAGGTGATCGGCCGCATCGTGCTGGACGCCTCGTTCGCGCCGGTGCGCCGCGTGTCGTATGCCGTCGAGTCCGCGCGCGTCGAGCAGCGTACCGACCTCGACAAGCTGGTGATGAACATCGAGACCAACGGCGTGATCTCGCCCGAGGAAGCGATCCGCCAGTCGGCGCGCATCCTGGTCGACCAGCTGTCGGTGTTCGCGGCGCTGGAAGGCACCGAGAGCGCTGCCGAAGCTGCTGCCGCCCGCGCACCGCAGATCGATCCGATCCTGCTGCGCCCGGTCGACGACCTGGAGCTGACCGTCCGCTCGGCGAACTGCCTGAAGGCCGAAAATATTTACTATATTGGCGACCTGATCCAGCGCACCGAGAACGAACTGCTCAAGACCCCGAACCTGGGTCGCAAGTCGCTCAACGAAATCAAGGAAGTCCTCGCTTCGCGTGGCCTGACGCTCGGCATGAAGCTCGAGAACTGGCCGCCCGCAGGCCTGGAGAAGTAA